In the genome of Telluria beijingensis, one region contains:
- a CDS encoding helix-turn-helix domain-containing protein, with protein MNEQADQPATPGKHPGIPGTTLQSQREAMGWSVEQVADQLKLAPRQVVALEAGDYAALPSPAVTRGFVRAYAKLLKIDAAPLVSMIELNMPPEAQAGATVNAGAVRREQRPATFSENRFPMGGRRNRLPLGWIAAVVVVAGAAVAAWQMDLIPNLSPDAATDGATVLENPAAGVVAPGAAAPGSAPANGAQQGLINPSVPLISVPAPAGENPAPAAAPGATPGTAPATPTAPVPAVPAPNATTPPAMTPTAAVATPGATTAAAVVAAAPAAGANTLVLTVREDSWIEVRPSAGGRPLISRLVKAGSTESVEVSGPATLVVGAPGGVTATLRGANIPLPPQPGRTISRVALK; from the coding sequence ATGAACGAGCAAGCAGATCAGCCCGCGACGCCAGGCAAGCACCCCGGCATTCCTGGCACGACCCTGCAATCCCAGCGCGAAGCGATGGGCTGGAGTGTGGAACAGGTGGCCGACCAGCTGAAGCTGGCGCCGCGCCAGGTGGTGGCGCTGGAAGCGGGCGATTACGCCGCGCTGCCGAGCCCGGCCGTCACGCGCGGCTTCGTGCGCGCCTATGCCAAATTGCTCAAGATCGACGCCGCGCCGCTGGTGTCGATGATCGAACTGAACATGCCGCCGGAGGCGCAAGCCGGCGCCACCGTCAACGCCGGCGCGGTGCGCCGCGAGCAGCGTCCGGCCACGTTCTCCGAGAACCGGTTCCCGATGGGCGGCCGCCGCAACCGACTGCCGCTGGGCTGGATTGCCGCCGTCGTCGTGGTGGCGGGCGCCGCCGTCGCCGCCTGGCAGATGGACCTGATTCCGAACCTGTCGCCCGATGCCGCGACCGACGGCGCCACGGTGCTCGAGAACCCGGCCGCCGGTGTCGTCGCGCCTGGCGCGGCCGCACCGGGCAGCGCGCCCGCCAATGGCGCCCAGCAAGGCTTGATCAACCCGTCGGTGCCGCTGATCTCGGTGCCGGCCCCGGCCGGCGAGAACCCGGCGCCGGCGGCTGCCCCCGGCGCCACTCCCGGCACTGCGCCGGCCACGCCGACCGCGCCGGTGCCGGCCGTTCCCGCCCCGAATGCGACCACGCCGCCCGCAATGACCCCGACTGCGGCCGTCGCGACGCCAGGCGCGACCACCGCCGCCGCCGTGGTCGCGGCTGCGCCTGCTGCCGGCGCCAACACCCTGGTGCTGACCGTGCGCGAGGATTCGTGGATCGAAGTGCGCCCGAGCGCCGGCGGCCGTCCGCTGATCTCGCGCCTGGTCAAGGCCGGCAGCACCGAGTCGGTCGAAGTGAGCGGCCCGGCGACCCTGGTGGTCGGCGCGCCGGGTGGCGTGACCGCGACCCTGCGCGGCGCCAATATCCCGTTGCCGCCGCAGCCGGGCAGAACCATCTCGCGCGTGGCGCTGAAATAA
- the pilW gene encoding type IV pilus biogenesis/stability protein PilW — MKFTAAALALASTLSLMLLAGCAATGTGGAATTRDGELRTASDQTAVEKRASIRVQLAVGYYQEGKYEIALDEVKQALAADPNYADAYGLRALIYTSMGQFPLADENHRHALRLEPNNPEFANNYGTFLCQSVNKPGEAMRYFDAALKNPTYQTPMSALVNAGACSIKNGNFDAAERYLLDALRLNPGQPAVNAGLARVYYERRDLQRAGFFINRLIETAKLDTLPADALWLALRVQRKLGDRSLEASLAAQLRRRFPGSPEYAAFERGAFDE, encoded by the coding sequence ATGAAATTCACCGCCGCTGCGCTCGCGCTCGCATCGACCCTGTCCCTGATGTTGCTCGCCGGCTGTGCCGCGACGGGTACGGGTGGCGCGGCGACGACGCGTGACGGTGAACTCAGGACCGCCTCCGACCAGACCGCGGTCGAGAAACGCGCCTCGATCCGGGTGCAGCTGGCGGTCGGCTACTACCAGGAGGGCAAGTACGAAATCGCCCTCGACGAAGTCAAGCAGGCGCTGGCGGCCGATCCGAACTACGCCGACGCCTATGGCCTGCGGGCCCTGATCTATACCTCGATGGGGCAGTTCCCGCTGGCCGACGAGAACCACCGGCACGCGCTGCGCCTCGAGCCGAATAATCCCGAGTTCGCGAACAACTACGGCACGTTCCTGTGCCAGTCGGTGAACAAGCCGGGCGAGGCGATGCGTTATTTCGACGCCGCGCTCAAGAACCCGACTTACCAGACGCCGATGAGCGCGCTGGTCAATGCGGGCGCGTGCAGCATCAAGAACGGAAACTTCGACGCGGCCGAGCGCTACCTGCTCGATGCCTTGCGTCTGAACCCCGGGCAGCCGGCCGTGAATGCCGGCCTGGCGCGGGTCTATTACGAGCGGCGCGATCTTCAGCGCGCCGGATTTTTCATTAACCGCCTGATCGAGACAGCGAAACTGGATACGCTGCCGGCCGACGCGCTGTGGCTTGCCCTGCGCGTCCAGCGCAAGCTGGGCGACCGGAGTCTCGAAGCGTCGCTGGCGGCCCAGCTGCGTCGCCGTTTCCCCGGTTCTCCCGAGTATGCGGCGTTCGAGCGCGGGGCATTTGATGAGTGA
- a CDS encoding YfgM family protein, with the protein MAYDHQEQEQLDSFKAFWAQYGNIIIWVLILALGSYAGWNYWKTHQRNKSVEASALYDELQTSLLANDNAKVQRVAGDIRTKYESSAYAPMAALAAAKTAFEANDLKTAKVQLQWVAEHGNDEYKSIANLRLAGVLLDEKAHDEALKVLNGKFLPQFGAEVNDRKGDVLVAQNKLNEARAAYVAAIAAMDQNAPGRQLVQVKLEAIGGTAPADKKAEEQKAAAQQAAA; encoded by the coding sequence ATGGCATACGATCACCAGGAACAGGAACAGCTCGATTCCTTCAAGGCGTTCTGGGCACAGTACGGCAACATCATCATCTGGGTCCTGATTCTCGCCCTCGGCTCCTACGCCGGTTGGAACTACTGGAAAACCCACCAGCGCAACAAGTCGGTCGAAGCGTCGGCGCTGTATGACGAGCTGCAGACCTCGCTGCTGGCGAACGACAATGCCAAGGTGCAGCGCGTGGCGGGCGACATCCGCACCAAGTACGAGTCGTCGGCCTACGCCCCGATGGCGGCCCTGGCCGCGGCCAAGACCGCTTTCGAAGCGAACGACCTCAAGACCGCCAAGGTCCAGCTGCAGTGGGTGGCCGAGCATGGCAACGACGAGTACAAGTCGATCGCCAACCTGCGCCTGGCCGGCGTGCTGCTGGACGAAAAAGCGCACGACGAAGCCCTGAAAGTCTTGAACGGCAAATTCCTGCCGCAGTTCGGCGCCGAAGTGAACGACCGCAAGGGCGATGTGCTGGTCGCGCAGAACAAGCTGAACGAAGCGCGCGCGGCCTATGTCGCGGCGATCGCCGCCATGGACCAGAACGCGCCGGGCCGCCAACTGGTGCAGGTCAAGCTGGAAGCGATCGGCGGCACGGCGCCAGCCGACAAGAAGGCCGAAGAACAGAAAGCCGCCGCGCAACAGGCGGCCGCGTAA
- the ispG gene encoding flavodoxin-dependent (E)-4-hydroxy-3-methylbut-2-enyl-diphosphate synthase → MNSLKEAIPSGPMARRASRKVAVSHGQRTVWVGGDAPVVVQSMTNTDTADAIGTAIQVKDLARAGSEIVRITVDTPAAAAAVPAIREQLDRMEVDVPLVGDFHYNGHLLLRDYPECAQALSKYRINPGNVGQGAKRDTQFAQMIEIAAKYDKPVRIGVNWGSLDQALLARIMDENAARANPWSAQAVMYEALITSAIENAVRAEEVGLARDKIILSCKVSGVQDLIAVYRELARRCDYPLHLGLTEAGMGSKGIVASTAALSVLLQEGIGDTIRISLTPEPGGDRTREVVVGQEILQTMGLRKFTPMVIACPGCGRTTSTVFQELADNIQSFLREQMPEWKKTYPGVEAMNVAVMGCIVNGPGESKHANIGISLPGTGESPAAPVFVDGQKFATLRGERIVDEFKTIVLDYVKKNYSREAVAQ, encoded by the coding sequence ATGAATTCCCTGAAAGAAGCAATCCCGTCCGGCCCGATGGCGCGCCGCGCCAGCCGCAAGGTGGCTGTCTCGCACGGCCAGCGCACGGTGTGGGTGGGCGGCGACGCGCCGGTGGTGGTGCAGTCGATGACGAATACCGACACCGCCGACGCGATCGGCACCGCGATCCAGGTCAAGGACCTGGCGCGCGCCGGTTCCGAGATCGTGCGCATCACGGTCGACACCCCGGCCGCGGCGGCTGCCGTGCCGGCGATCCGCGAGCAGCTCGACCGCATGGAAGTCGACGTGCCGCTGGTCGGCGACTTCCACTACAACGGCCACCTGCTGCTGCGCGACTATCCGGAATGCGCGCAGGCGCTGTCGAAGTACCGCATCAATCCGGGCAATGTGGGGCAGGGCGCCAAGCGCGACACCCAGTTCGCCCAGATGATCGAGATCGCGGCGAAGTACGACAAGCCGGTGCGCATCGGCGTCAACTGGGGCTCGCTCGACCAAGCGCTGCTGGCGCGCATCATGGACGAGAACGCCGCGCGCGCCAATCCATGGAGCGCCCAGGCCGTAATGTATGAGGCCCTGATCACGTCGGCGATCGAGAATGCCGTGCGCGCCGAAGAAGTCGGCCTGGCGCGCGACAAGATCATCCTGTCGTGCAAGGTGTCGGGCGTGCAGGACCTGATCGCGGTCTACCGCGAACTGGCGCGCCGCTGCGACTACCCGCTGCACCTGGGCCTGACCGAGGCCGGCATGGGCAGCAAGGGCATCGTGGCCTCGACCGCGGCCCTGTCGGTGCTGCTGCAGGAGGGCATCGGCGATACCATCCGCATCTCGCTCACGCCGGAACCGGGCGGCGACCGCACCCGCGAAGTGGTGGTCGGCCAGGAAATCCTGCAGACCATGGGCCTGCGCAAGTTCACCCCGATGGTGATCGCCTGCCCGGGTTGCGGCCGTACGACCTCGACCGTGTTCCAGGAACTGGCCGACAACATCCAGAGTTTCTTGCGCGAGCAGATGCCGGAGTGGAAAAAGACCTATCCGGGCGTGGAGGCGATGAACGTGGCCGTGATGGGCTGCATCGTCAACGGTCCGGGCGAATCGAAGCATGCGAATATCGGCATCAGCCTGCCGGGCACCGGCGAATCGCCGGCCGCGCCGGTGTTCGTCGATGGCCAGAAATTCGCGACCCTGCGCGGCGAGCGCATCGTCGATGAGTTCAAGACCATCGTGCTCGATTATGTGAAGAAGAATTACAGCCGCGAGGCGGTTGCACAATAA
- the ndk gene encoding nucleoside-diphosphate kinase, giving the protein MAIERTLSIIKPDAVAKNVIGKIYSRFEEAGLKVVAARMVQLSRAEAEGFYAVHAARPFFKDLVDFMISGPVMIQVLEGEGAILKNRDLMGATDPKKADAGTIRADFADSIDANAVHGSDAAETAAVEIAYYFPALNVYSR; this is encoded by the coding sequence ATGGCAATCGAACGCACCCTGTCCATTATCAAGCCGGACGCAGTTGCAAAAAACGTGATCGGCAAAATCTACAGCCGTTTCGAAGAAGCCGGCCTGAAGGTCGTGGCTGCCCGCATGGTGCAACTGTCGCGCGCTGAAGCCGAAGGCTTCTACGCGGTGCACGCTGCGCGTCCATTCTTCAAGGACCTGGTCGACTTCATGATCTCCGGTCCGGTGATGATCCAGGTGCTCGAAGGCGAAGGCGCGATCCTGAAGAACCGCGACCTGATGGGCGCTACCGATCCGAAGAAAGCCGACGCCGGCACCATCCGCGCCGACTTCGCCGATTCGATCGACGCCAACGCCGTTCACGGTTCGGACGCCGCCGAAACCGCCGCTGTGGAAATCGCTTACTACTTCCCGGCGCTGAACGTCTACTCGCGTTAA
- a CDS encoding aminotransferase class III-fold pyridoxal phosphate-dependent enzyme gives MAINFGSLSIVAARDDLLYTSDGRELIDLFNAHGTTWLGHRRREVHDALARQMDQVWITGGLPTPAVPAMRERVARFLPSGLTLASLASTGMEANEQALRVARVHTGRNGALGLAGAMHGKSLATATLGWDNGDGLALPGFQRIAAGPDVDEAVTLAAISAALRGGQVAALYIEPVHGTSFGWEASPAFYHAVRELATLHGVLLVYDEILTGCHRTGTAFRCQAHGVEPDILVFGKALGNGFPVAATAVRASLPLVPHMLLGSTYSNNALAASAVDATLECIEGLDAAALVAAIEAAVLRHLGWAASGDRPRLRGCGAMWVVRFDTPEQALACATSLLAAGVCVGLHGRQMRLLPALTIAPHRLEQACAQVALSVRANLGG, from the coding sequence ATGGCTATCAATTTCGGATCCTTGTCGATCGTCGCTGCGCGAGACGATCTACTGTACACCAGCGACGGCCGCGAGCTTATCGATTTGTTCAATGCCCACGGCACCACCTGGCTCGGCCACCGGCGCCGTGAAGTACACGATGCGCTGGCGCGCCAGATGGACCAGGTCTGGATCACCGGCGGCTTGCCGACGCCGGCGGTGCCGGCGATGCGCGAACGGGTGGCGCGTTTCCTGCCGTCCGGCCTGACGCTGGCCAGCCTGGCCTCGACCGGTATGGAGGCCAACGAGCAGGCGCTGCGCGTGGCGCGCGTGCATACCGGTCGCAACGGCGCACTGGGGCTGGCCGGCGCCATGCACGGCAAGTCGCTGGCCACGGCGACGCTCGGCTGGGACAACGGCGACGGGCTGGCGTTGCCTGGTTTCCAGCGGATTGCCGCGGGGCCGGACGTCGACGAGGCGGTGACGCTGGCGGCGATCTCCGCCGCCCTGCGCGGCGGCCAGGTTGCCGCCCTGTATATCGAGCCGGTACATGGCACCTCGTTTGGCTGGGAAGCGTCGCCGGCGTTCTATCACGCGGTGCGCGAACTCGCGACCCTCCACGGGGTGCTGCTGGTCTACGACGAGATCCTGACCGGCTGCCACCGCACCGGAACCGCCTTCCGCTGCCAGGCACACGGGGTCGAGCCGGACATCCTGGTGTTCGGCAAGGCGCTCGGCAACGGCTTCCCGGTGGCGGCCACTGCCGTGCGCGCCAGCCTGCCGCTGGTGCCGCACATGTTGCTGGGCAGTACCTATTCAAACAATGCGCTGGCCGCAAGCGCGGTGGACGCGACCTTGGAGTGTATCGAAGGGCTCGATGCGGCGGCGTTGGTGGCGGCGATCGAGGCTGCGGTGTTGCGCCACCTGGGCTGGGCGGCCTCGGGCGACCGGCCGCGCCTGCGCGGTTGCGGCGCGATGTGGGTGGTGCGCTTCGATACGCCGGAGCAGGCCCTGGCCTGTGCCACCAGCTTGTTGGCGGCCGGTGTCTGCGTCGGCCTGCATGGCCGCCAGATGCGCCTGCTGCCCGCGCTCACGATCGCGCCGCATCGGCTCGAACAGGCATGCGCCCAGGTTGCGCTCAGCGTGCGCGCGAACCTGGGCGGGTGA
- the hisS gene encoding histidine--tRNA ligase, protein MNDILPQDAPLWELFENTTETILKSYGYQKIVTPIVEQTGLFARAIGAVTDIVEKEMYSFEDSMNGDQLTLRPEGTASVVRAVLEHNLVYDGPRRLWYKGPMFRHERPQRGRYRQFFQFGAEAIGFSGPDIDAEMIMMSRRLWDDLGLQNVRLELNSIGNAEERNRHRADLIVYLEKHEDILDLEAKRRLHSNPLRILDTKNPAMQEMVNAAPRLLDYLGEESLAHFNGVKALLDKNAVQYTVNPRLVRGLDYYNRTVFEWVTDELGAQGTICAGGRYDPLIETFGGKPTPAVGFAMGMERIIELMKSLGEPAEPNVCDVYMVHQGEEAQLQSFILAERIRDAGLDVVLHCATPTGAGSFKSQMKKADGSGAAFAVIIGQDEIANNVAQVKTMRGEVGEQQQAAVPFEEVVDYLVDQIVGGHVHGPDCDHDHDHVHRH, encoded by the coding sequence ATGAACGACATCCTCCCGCAAGACGCGCCGCTGTGGGAGCTGTTCGAGAACACCACCGAAACGATCCTGAAAAGCTACGGCTACCAGAAGATCGTGACCCCGATCGTCGAGCAAACGGGCCTGTTCGCACGCGCCATCGGCGCCGTCACCGACATCGTCGAAAAAGAGATGTACTCGTTCGAGGATTCGATGAACGGCGACCAGCTGACCCTGCGCCCCGAAGGCACCGCCAGCGTCGTGCGCGCCGTGCTCGAGCACAACCTGGTCTACGACGGCCCGCGCCGCCTGTGGTACAAGGGTCCGATGTTCCGCCACGAGCGTCCGCAGCGCGGCCGCTATCGCCAGTTCTTCCAGTTCGGCGCCGAAGCGATCGGCTTCTCAGGCCCGGACATCGACGCCGAGATGATCATGATGTCGCGCCGCCTGTGGGACGACCTGGGCCTGCAGAACGTGCGCCTCGAACTGAACTCGATCGGTAACGCCGAGGAGCGCAACCGCCACCGCGCCGACCTGATCGTGTATCTGGAAAAACACGAAGACATCCTGGACCTTGAGGCCAAGCGCCGCCTGCACAGCAATCCGCTGCGCATCCTGGACACCAAGAACCCGGCCATGCAAGAGATGGTCAACGCTGCGCCGCGCCTGCTGGACTACCTGGGCGAAGAGTCGCTGGCCCACTTCAACGGCGTCAAGGCGCTGCTGGACAAGAACGCGGTGCAGTACACCGTCAACCCGCGCCTGGTGCGCGGCCTCGATTACTACAACCGCACCGTGTTCGAGTGGGTCACCGACGAGCTGGGCGCCCAGGGCACGATTTGCGCCGGCGGCCGCTACGATCCGCTGATCGAAACCTTCGGCGGCAAGCCGACCCCGGCGGTCGGTTTTGCGATGGGCATGGAACGCATCATCGAGCTGATGAAAAGCCTGGGCGAGCCGGCCGAGCCGAACGTGTGCGACGTCTACATGGTCCACCAGGGCGAGGAAGCGCAACTGCAGTCCTTCATCCTGGCCGAGCGGATTCGGGATGCCGGCCTGGATGTTGTGTTACATTGCGCAACGCCAACGGGCGCGGGCAGCTTCAAGAGCCAGATGAAGAAGGCCGACGGCAGCGGCGCCGCCTTCGCCGTGATCATCGGCCAGGACGAGATCGCGAACAATGTCGCGCAGGTGAAAACGATGCGCGGCGAAGTCGGCGAGCAGCAGCAGGCCGCCGTGCCGTTCGAGGAAGTGGTCGACTACCTGGTCGACCAGATCGTCGGCGGACACGTTCACGGCCCCGACTGCGATCACGATCACGACCACGTCCACCGGCACTGA
- the rlmN gene encoding 23S rRNA (adenine(2503)-C(2))-methyltransferase RlmN, which yields MTTLTNLLDFDPAQLVAYCADLGEKPFRAKQLQRWIHQFGAADFDSMTDLAKSLREKLKSRAEVRAPAIVSDKTASDGTRKWLVDVGNGNAVETVFIPEENRGTLCISTQAGCAVNCRFCSTGKQGFNRNLTVAEIIGQLWMAEFELRRTKGIEPGPKGERQITNVVMMGMGEPLLNYEPTVTALKMMLDDNAYGLSRRRVTLSTSGVVPNIDKLSQDVPVAMAVSLHASNDALRDILVPLNKKYPLRELMAACKRYLEFAPRDFITFEYCMLDGFNDSDEHARELIALVNDPVVGVNCKFNLIPFNPFPESGLFRSKNPRIKAFAEVLMNAGIVTTVRKTRGDDIDAACGQLAGEVKDRTRVAERMEKMAEYQKKFGADFGRIVEIPT from the coding sequence ATGACTACTCTCACCAACCTGCTGGACTTTGATCCCGCGCAACTCGTCGCTTACTGCGCCGACTTGGGTGAGAAACCGTTCCGCGCCAAGCAATTGCAACGCTGGATACACCAGTTTGGCGCGGCGGACTTCGACAGCATGACCGACCTGGCCAAGTCGCTGCGCGAAAAGCTGAAGTCGCGCGCCGAAGTGCGCGCGCCAGCCATCGTCAGCGACAAGACCGCCAGCGACGGCACCCGCAAATGGCTGGTGGACGTCGGCAATGGCAACGCGGTCGAGACCGTGTTCATTCCGGAAGAAAACCGCGGTACCCTGTGCATCTCCACGCAGGCCGGTTGCGCCGTTAACTGCCGCTTCTGCTCGACCGGCAAGCAGGGCTTCAACCGCAACCTGACGGTGGCCGAGATCATCGGCCAGCTGTGGATGGCCGAGTTCGAGCTGCGCCGCACCAAGGGCATCGAGCCCGGCCCCAAAGGCGAACGCCAGATCACCAATGTGGTCATGATGGGCATGGGCGAGCCGCTGCTGAACTACGAACCGACCGTTACCGCGCTCAAGATGATGCTCGACGATAACGCCTACGGCCTGTCGCGCCGCCGCGTGACCCTGTCGACCTCGGGCGTGGTGCCGAACATCGACAAGCTGTCGCAAGACGTGCCGGTCGCCATGGCCGTGTCGCTGCACGCGTCGAACGATGCGCTGCGCGACATCCTGGTGCCGCTCAACAAGAAATACCCGCTGCGCGAACTGATGGCCGCCTGCAAGCGCTATCTCGAGTTCGCGCCGCGCGACTTCATCACCTTCGAGTACTGCATGCTCGACGGCTTCAATGACAGCGACGAGCATGCGCGCGAGCTGATCGCGCTGGTCAACGACCCGGTGGTCGGCGTGAACTGCAAGTTCAACCTGATCCCGTTCAATCCGTTCCCCGAGTCGGGCCTGTTCCGCTCCAAGAACCCGCGCATCAAGGCCTTCGCCGAAGTGCTGATGAACGCCGGCATCGTCACCACCGTGCGCAAGACGCGCGGCGACGATATCGACGCTGCCTGCGGCCAGCTGGCGGGCGAGGTCAAGGACCGCACCCGCGTGGCCGAGCGCATGGAAAAGATGGCCGAATACCAGAAGAAATTCGGCGCCGATTTCGGACGCATCGTGGAGATCCCGACCTGA
- a CDS encoding Bax inhibitor-1/YccA family protein, with protein sequence MYPSTQQQSTIDLTKGGQATRNKVLRNTYWLLALSMIPTVLGAVAGMSLGIAFTGIMGFVIFLAIAFGFMWAIEKNKDSGLGVALLLGFTFFMGMMLAPLLTHTLNYSNGASLIMTAFGGTAVVFAVMASIATTTKRDFSGMGSWLMAGIVVLLLAVVANIFLQMSVLSIVISVLAIGIFSAFILYDVQRIVNGGETNYVTATLSIYLNVFNIFSSLLRLLGIVGGDD encoded by the coding sequence ATGTACCCTAGTACCCAACAGCAAAGTACCATCGACCTGACCAAAGGTGGTCAGGCCACGCGTAACAAAGTGTTACGTAACACGTATTGGCTGCTGGCGCTGTCGATGATCCCTACCGTGCTCGGCGCGGTCGCCGGCATGTCGCTAGGCATCGCGTTCACCGGCATCATGGGCTTCGTCATTTTCCTGGCGATCGCCTTCGGCTTCATGTGGGCCATCGAGAAGAACAAGGATTCCGGCCTGGGCGTCGCCCTGCTGCTGGGCTTCACCTTCTTCATGGGCATGATGCTGGCCCCGCTGCTGACCCACACGCTCAACTACTCGAACGGCGCCAGCCTGATCATGACGGCCTTCGGCGGCACCGCCGTCGTGTTCGCCGTGATGGCCAGCATCGCCACCACCACCAAGCGCGATTTCTCGGGCATGGGCAGCTGGCTGATGGCCGGCATCGTGGTCCTGCTGCTGGCGGTCGTCGCCAACATCTTCCTGCAGATGTCGGTGCTGTCGATCGTGATCTCGGTCCTGGCGATCGGTATCTTCTCGGCCTTCATCCTGTATGACGTGCAGCGCATCGTCAATGGCGGCGAAACCAACTACGTGACCGCCACCCTGTCGATCTACCTGAACGTGTTCAACATCTTCAGCAGCCTGCTGCGCCTGCTGGGCATCGTGGGCGGCGACGACTGA
- the bamB gene encoding outer membrane protein assembly factor BamB: MRICSKLVGVGILALMTGCSTLNSLNPFASDKKGDQPAKLVELKGSMAVRTAWKLDIGKARGYTFSPALTGNTVVVASAEGKIARVEAASGKQLWRVDADTELSAGVGTDGNLIVVGAEKGQLLAFDMDGKALWKTQLSSEILSAPVVSQGIVVARSIDNRIVGIDAANGKTKWTVQKVSPPLTLRNAPGLIVAGTDVIVAQPGGKLSSLILATGAPRWDVEVGISRGATELERVTDIGGAPVLFENEVCAASYQGRVGCFDLVTGSAKWTRDLSSDVGVAVDQLFVFAPDDKGALNAFTRDTGSSSWKNDKLSFRRLSTPLSYGRAVAVGDFEGYVHFLSREDGSFLARAATDGSPIIGTPLVAGSNLIFQTQNGTVTAIAVE, translated from the coding sequence ATGCGTATTTGCAGCAAGCTTGTTGGTGTCGGCATACTGGCCCTGATGACGGGTTGCTCGACCCTCAATTCGCTCAACCCGTTCGCCTCCGATAAAAAGGGCGACCAGCCGGCCAAGCTGGTCGAACTGAAGGGCAGCATGGCCGTGCGCACCGCATGGAAACTTGATATCGGCAAGGCGCGCGGCTACACCTTCTCGCCTGCGCTGACTGGCAACACGGTGGTCGTGGCCAGCGCCGAAGGCAAGATCGCGCGCGTCGAAGCCGCGAGCGGCAAGCAGCTGTGGCGGGTCGACGCCGATACCGAACTTTCGGCCGGCGTCGGCACCGACGGCAACCTGATCGTGGTCGGCGCCGAGAAGGGCCAGCTGCTGGCCTTCGACATGGACGGCAAGGCGCTGTGGAAGACCCAGCTGTCGAGCGAGATCCTGTCGGCGCCGGTGGTGTCGCAGGGCATCGTGGTGGCGCGCTCGATCGACAACCGCATCGTCGGCATCGATGCCGCCAACGGCAAGACGAAATGGACTGTGCAAAAGGTCTCGCCGCCGCTCACCCTGCGCAATGCGCCGGGCCTGATCGTGGCCGGCACCGACGTCATCGTCGCCCAGCCGGGCGGCAAGCTGTCGTCGCTGATCCTTGCCACCGGCGCCCCGCGCTGGGACGTCGAGGTGGGCATCTCGCGCGGCGCGACCGAACTGGAGCGCGTGACCGATATCGGCGGCGCCCCGGTGCTGTTCGAGAACGAGGTGTGCGCCGCATCCTACCAGGGCCGCGTAGGCTGCTTCGACCTGGTCACCGGTTCGGCCAAGTGGACGCGCGACCTGTCGTCCGACGTTGGCGTCGCCGTCGACCAGTTGTTCGTGTTCGCGCCGGACGACAAGGGCGCGCTGAACGCCTTCACCCGCGACACGGGCTCGAGCAGCTGGAAGAACGACAAGCTGTCGTTCCGCCGCCTGTCGACGCCGCTGTCCTATGGCCGCGCCGTCGCGGTCGGCGACTTCGAAGGCTATGTGCACTTCCTGTCGCGCGAAGACGGATCTTTCCTGGCGCGCGCCGCGACCGACGGCAGCCCGATCATCGGCACGCCGCTGGTGGCCGGCTCGAACCTGATTTTTCAAACACAAAATGGAACTGTGACCGCGATCGCGGTCGAATAG